TCAGCAGGCCACCAGCTTCGTGGGCACTGCACGTAGCAGATTCCACATTTAATACAGCGGTCGCTGTTTAGTTCTGGTCTTCCGTTGGTCATGCTCAGGGCTCGGGTCTGGCAAGCCATGGCACAGGTTCCACATCCTATGCATAATGCTTGGTTCACCACTTTGCTCTGAAGGTCGCAACCACATGCTT
The sequence above is drawn from the Methanobacterium sp. Maddingley MBC34 genome and encodes:
- a CDS encoding coenzyme F420-reducing hydrogenase, gamma subunit (PFAM: NADH ubiquinone oxidoreductase, 20 Kd subunit~TIGRFAM: coenzyme F420 hydrogenase, subunit gamma), whose product is ADLVKVDLAIPGCPPSPEIIAKTVVAVLNGDMDYLQPMMDLAGYTEACGCDLQSKVVNQALCIGCGTCAMACQTRALSMTNGRPELNSDRCIKCGICYVQCPRSWWPA